The Nitrososphaerales archaeon DNA window CTTCAGTTCGGCCAGCCTCTTCTCCTCCGGTCCGATGCTCGCGCTGAAAGCGTTGATTGAACCGTCGACGGCGCTCATCCTGTCCTTCAGTTCTGATATCCTGGTCTGCGCACGGGCGGTGACCTTTCCCTTCCTCTCAATTGTTCCGCGGAGCGTCTCAGCAGCAGAGAAGAGATCATCGAGCCTGCACTTCAGTTCCAAGTGCTTCGCGTCGAGCCTCTCGAGCTCGGCTTCGAGTTGCCTCGCCGACGCTCTGCTCGCGCTCACGTCCTTCTGTTTTGCAGAGACGGTTTCCTTGAGCTGCGGAATCTGTTCCTGCTCCAACATCCTTACATTCTCCTCGGCCTCCTTCATTCCCGATTCGAGCCCGGCCAGCTCGTTCCTCACGTCTGTCAGCTGGAACTGCAACTCCAGCTGGCTCGAACCCCCGCCCTGGACGACGTCGGCGATGAACTTGTTCTTCTCCGCCTCGACCTGGGCTATCCTTGTCTCGAACGATGTGAACCTTCCGCTGAGGTCGGCCAGCTTTGCGTTCATCTCCTGCTCCTGAGCTTTGAGTGACGAGAACCTCTCCCTGAAGTCGTTCATCTTCCTCGATGTTTGCACGGCCCTGAGCCAGTTAATCTGCGACTCGAGCTGGTTGAACCTAATCATGTCGTTCCTCTGCGACTCGAACGACTCCAGTGTGCTCTTCATCTCGCCGATGCGAGCCATAGCGACCTCCAGCCTTTGGTCAGCCTGACTCAGTTGCTTTTGGGCCTCGGCCTTTCTCTCGTCGAACTTTGCGATGCCCACGACATCCTCGATCAGCCTCCTCTTATCTTCGGGAGTGAGGTCTGCCACCTTCGTCGCCGCGCCTTGGGGGACAATGTTGAGACCGCCGGCTGCGAGGCCGGCGAGGTCCAGGATCTCGGTTAGTGCACCCCTGGTCGTCTTCTTCCCATTCAGGTAGTAGACGTTCTCGCCGTCATCCCTGAGCTCCCTGGTGATTGTCACGAGGTCGGAGTCGAAGGGGACTGCCCTGTCAGAGTTGTCGAGTTGCAGCGTCACCCTGCAGGCGTTTGGCTTCTCCATCCCGGGCGCGGAGTTTTCGCCAGGGTCGAAGATCAGGCCCGTGAGCTTTCCGTTCGCTGCCCTCAGTTGCTTGGGCGAGTTCTCGCCTATGGCGAACATTATTGCGTCTGCGATGTTCGACTTGCCGCTGCCGTTGGGGCCGGTGATGACTGTGAACCCTTTTTCGAAGTTTACGACCATTGCGCGGGGACCGGAGGACTTGAATCCTCTCATCTCTAGCTTTCGAATATACGTCAATGGTCAGATGTTCCCTGCTTGGGGAGAGCTCAGCCAAGGGATATAAGCACTTGGTTCTTAGGGTTGAAAGATGAGCGTATTCGGTAATCGGCGCAAGAAACTGCTTTCCCTTGCCAAGGGGAAGCAGCTTGTCGCCACAAAGCCAAGCAACATCTTCTATCTGACCGACTTCTGGGGAGGGGGGGCAGCTGTGGTGCATGAGGACAGGACGCTCCTCGTAACAAGCGCTCTAGATGCCCAAAGGGCGAAAGAGGTCGGAAAGGAGGTTGAGGTGGTCGTAGTGAAGCGATGGGCTGACCTGCCCCTCAGAGTGGGGAGAGAGCTGGAGAGTGGCAAGGTCTTGGTTGACGACGACAGCCAGTTCCGGAAGGGGAGAAGGTACGGGTGGTCGCCAGGCCTTTTCCTGGAGGCGAGGCGCGTCAAGGACGAGGTAGAAGTTGCGAGGATCAACAATGCCTCCCGCGGGCAGGATAAGGTCTTCGAGGCGCTTGAACGCGAAATAAGACCGGGCAGGACTGAGTGGGAAATAGCGGCAGAGGCGCTGAAAATCGCTACAATGAGCGAATTAACCCAATCTGGCTCCGATTCGGCGTTAAGTCCCATAATCGTAGCTTCGGGGGAGAATGGAGCGCTTCCCCACGGAGAGCTAAGCGAAAGAAGGATAAGGAATGGCGATTTCGTCGTTGCGGATATATTCTTTAGGTCTGAGGGATACAATTCGGATGAAACAAGGACCTTCGCAGTCGGGACCGTCAGCTCAGAGATGAAAGGGCACTACAGGGCCGTTCTCGATGCGCAGGAGAGAGCCTTGGAGACCGTGAAGGAGGGAGCGACATGCGGCGAAGTGAACGAGGCAGCAGTGAAGGCTTTGAGGGTTCATGGAGTCGAGAAGCATCTCACCCACGGAATCGGACATGGCGTCGGAATAGACATACACGAGTTGCCCTCGATCTCAAAGGGCAGCAAGGTGAGGCTGGTTAGGAACGACGTAGTGACAGTCGAACCAGGAGTCTACTTCCCCGGTAGGTACGGCATCAGGATCGAGGACACAGTCAAGGTGGACAAGAAGCCATTTCCGCTGACCCACTACACCAAAGAACTTGTCACAGTGGGGTAGTGCCTCTCCTGCAGTGGTCCCGCCTTCGTGCTGCCGATCTCTAACACATCGACCCTCGGCTTGAGCGCGGACGATGCCAGCGCTGCGGCGACCTTTTCTGCATCCTCTTGGAAAGCAATGGCGTGCATCGCGTGTCCAATCATGTTCTGGCTCGCGTAGGCTGCCCCGGCTGACTTCGCCGTCTTCAATAACGCTCTCACGTCCGCGCGCATCAGGTCCAGTTTGTCGGAGAACCACTCTCCAGACTCGGCAAGACATTCCAACGTTGGGTCTTCCATGACCCTGGACAGAGCCTCCGTGCCGAGCGTGTTGACCTTTGCAACAGCGCTCTCCGACGAGAGCACTTGGTCGTTGCGGAAGGGCGCAAGAGATGCCGTGACCACAATGGCGCCGGCAGGAACCTTGACGTTCCTGAACTTCGCCACTCCTGGGGCGCCAGGCTCGTAGATGACGCCCGCACCCACCCCGTCGTAGGCTGCGGAGACCGTGCCCAGGCCTGTCTGTTGGATTATCTCCGCCGCGTGCGCAAAGTATGCGATCTGCTCCTTTGACAGGTCCAAGCCAAGCAAGGTGGATGTTGCGAATACCGCTGAGATGGCGGAGGCTGCGCTCGCGCCAAAGCCATGACCTATTGGGACCTGCGTGCGTTGTTCGAGCCTCATCTTACCCGGTCTTTTGCCGCTCTTCTCCAGCAGTAGCTGCACTGCTTCCCTTGTAGTCCGTGCGTCATACTTCGCATTGCCGTCTACGATTATGTCCAACGCACGGCCTTTACCCGCACCCACGAGGGTAGCAGAGGTGACAGCGCCCTTGGAGAGGATGTAACCCCCGCCGGTGGCCCCTGCGTGTGAAAGGTCCCTGCTCTTCTGGTCGTAGTGGACTGCGAAGAAGTTCGTTATTGTTGCAGGAGCGAACGCTTCGGCGGTCCTAGCCTTCAGCTCTCTTCGCACTCAGTTTCGACCCCGCGACGACGCTCGTGATGGGCGCAAAGATTAGGACGAGGGCCGCCGCGACTGCGAAGTAGGTGGTAAGGCCGGGCCAGAGGGTCAACGAGCTGGGGGCGAGCACAAAGAATACGACGCCGAGAAGCAGGAAGAGCACGGCGAAAGTTGTGGCAACGGCCGTGCCATTCTTTCCCACACCTGTCGACCAGTCGGGCTCGTATTGGAGGATGCGGGACCTGCCGAATAGTGGGCGGACAGAGCGGATCAACAGTGGTACCCCTATTACGATCGCTGGTATAGAAGTCATGTTCCAGAAGACAGTCAGGCCCAGCACCAAGCCCGCCAGATCGAAGTGAGTAATCAGGTAGTTCACAGGCGTGAAGACTGCCGCCCCGAAGGAGACGACTGCGATGGCAGCGATGAGGTTTCCAAGCGTGACAAACGAGATTGCCCCTGCAATAAAGGCGGGCCAGCTTCTATATCTCTTGACGAACCATCCAAACAAGAGAATCCCGACGAAGTTTGCCGGAACCCCGGCGATGAGGCTGAGGGCGGGGTTTGTGTTTCCCAGTGGTGTGAGGAAGAGCGCGTCCCCCATGAATGTGCCAAGACCCGCGCCCACAGCGACCGGGACCGTCTCGGATACGACAGCGAAGAAAGCAGGAAGGAAGATCCCGATTAGGAGCTGGCCCACACCCCAGGGAGTTGGAATGAAAGCCGTGATCCCCTTGCCTATCGCGTAGAGAACTGCCGTTATCGCGATGATGCTTACCTTGGTCGAAACGTTAGAACTCGCGCTGGGCGGGGATGAGTCCATCGGAACGAGGACGCGCGTTCGATATATCAATATATTCTCTAACATCTATAGAGATATCTAGATAGGACCGTGAGGGCCCACTTGTGGAATCGGTTCTCAATTGCTTGCCGCCGACCGTGAGAGCCGGCCGAGACCCCTGGAATCCAGCCTGTAGACAGACCATTCTGCCAGCCTCTTCGCTCCCAACGCCTCGTAGAACTTCATCGCCCTCCTGTTCCAGTTCAGGACGGACCACTCCATCCTGCCACACCCGCGTCTGGTCGCCTCCTTTACGCACCTCAGGAGGAGGGACCTGCCGATGCCCGAACCCCTGAACTCGTCTAGGACGAAAATGTCTTCGAGGTAGAGCGTCGGCCTTGCCAAGAAGGAAGAATAGGTGTAAAAGTAGAGAGCGTATCCCACTGGCCTGTCATCACGGATAGCCAAGAGGAGGCTGACCCGCTTCCTCTGGAAGATGTCTCTCAGAATTCTTCTTCGCGCGGCTGGGGTCGGAGGCTCGAGCTTCTCGAATCGTGCGAGGGCGACGAGCAGCTGCTGAAATCCTTCCGAGTCGTCTCTGGTGCCTTTTCTTATCGTCACTCGATCATCCAATGCTAAGGTTGTCTTGCATTCGACTAGATAAGCGGGAGGTGAAATACATCTTCGCACCATTGGCTTCGCCTTCCTGAAGATGCCGCTGCGCTTCTCCCGTCATCTATATTACCCGCAAGCGCGACGCAATCACGTTGACGGCGAGGGGACTGATTTTTCACTTGGTGGACGTCTTCGCAGAATCCCCTTATGGCGGCAACGAGCTTGCGGTGGTACGCGACGCGAAACGACTCTCCACCAAAGAGATGCAGAAGATCGCGCGCGAATTCAACTTCTCGGAAACGACGTTTATCACCTCAAGCGAGAACTCGAAGACCAAGGCCGCTCGTCTCTTCAAGGTGAGGATATTCACTCCCTTGCGGGAGCTGCCGTTCGCCGGCCATCCAACACTGGGAACGGCCTATGTGATACAGAAGTTCGTCATTAGGAGACGGGTGCCAGAAATAACATTGGATCTCAAGATCGGGAGGATTCCCGTCACTCTCGTCTACGGTCGGGGCGGAGAATTGGATAAACTCTGGATGAGGCAGGTAGAGCCGACCTTTGGAAAGGAGCAGCTCGCTGCTAGCGAACTCTCCAAGGTCCTTGGAATAGGGTCCGATGACATCGACCCGAGGTTTCCCATCGCGGAAGTTTCGACGGGCGTGCCTTTCATCATCGTCCCATTGCGCAACCTCGGCGCTGTCAGGCGCTGCAGGGTTGACGGGAAGTCATACCGCGAGCTTCTCCAGAGGGTGGGGGAGGAAGGAATACTGGTCTTCTCTCCCGAAGCCCGCGAAACCGGCGACGATCTGAGCGTGCGAGTTTTCGTCGAAGCGTTCGGAATACCTGAAGACGCGGCAACGGGCAGCGGCAACGGCTGTCTGGCGGCTTATCTCTCACACTACAAGTACTTCCGAAGCGAGGAAGTAAACGCCAAGGTCGACCAGGGGCACGAAATCGGAAGGCCCTCCAGGATCTACCTGAAGGCTAGCGAAGAGGGAGGGAAACTTCGAGTCTTAGTAGGAGGACATGTCGAGTCAGTCGGCGTGGGTAAGTTCGGATGAACTCATGAAGCCAGCGGGCCCGGAGGGATTTGAACCCTCGACCCCCAGCTCCGCAGGCTGGTGCCCTGATCCGTGCTAGGCTACGGGCCCAAAGAGAAGCTGAAGGCGAGGCTAGTTATGTTTTGGGGAGAATAGGGCACAACATCAGAGGTAGCGCTCAATCTCCTTTCTCAGGAGTGACCTGTGGCAGCGCGTCTCGTCCTTGTCAGTGCAAAGGAGTGTTACCGTCCCTTTCTTTGACTCTGAGGCCAGCTCCATGAGCACCTCCTCCTTTCCCTTGAGGCTCTTCACGTACCGCGAGGAGAACTCTTCCCAAGTCACCTTCCCTTGCTTCCATTCGTGAATCAGGTCCATGTCCGTGCCAAGCTCCTTCAGCCACTTGTCGACCTTGCCCTTGGATATCCCTCTGGGCCAAGTCCTCATCACAAGGATTCTTTCGCCGTCATCTGGCCCGGGCTTGTCGTAGACCGACTTGGCGGTCTGTATCATGACATCACTCTGACGTGATTCCGGCCTTTATCCGTTGCAAGAGACTGACAAGCATCGCCCCGGTCAGCTTGCCAGTGTTCGTGTTCCTCGGGCTCGGATGGTAGCCAGCGTAAAGCCGCCTGCCTCCTGCAAGCGGATAGGAGGCGCCGTGTATGAAACGCATTCCTGAGACGTCCCTGCCCTTCTTCCTCTCGCTGTCAACGACTGCCCTGAAGGCCATGCTCCCGAGCGCGAGGACCACTTTGGCCCTCTTCAGAAGTGCGAGCTCCGCGTCGAGGTAGCCGCTGCAGTTTGCGAACTCTGCCCCGGTCGGTCTGTCGCCCGGCGGGGCGCACTTGACTGCCGCTGTCACGTAGCACTTGGTGTAGACAAGGCCATCGTCTCTCGACTCCGAGACTGACTGGTTCGCGAAACCTGCAGCGCAGAGCGCCTTGACTAGGAACCTGCCGGAGCCGTCGCCAGTGAAGACGCGGCCAGTCCTGTTCCCTCCGTGGGCGGCAGGGGCCAGTCCGACCACGACAAGTTCAGCCTCAGGGTCGCCGAAGCCCGGGACCGGCCTCCGCCAGTAGCGCTCTCCCCTAAAGGCGGCCCTTGGCGCCACTCCCTCCCTGAAACGGACGAGGCGAGGGCAGGCCCTGCAGGTCACTACCTCCTTTCCCACACCTGAGAGCGAACGAAACGTTGTCCGAAGTGTCAGTTTCATCTCTTCACTGCGTCGAGGAGAGCCTTTCCCACGCTCTTTGGACCCGCGTCCATTACGTACGGACCGAGCCTGGGCCCTCTGTCAGAGCCAACTAGGATTGAGTAGACCGCCGGGAAGAAGTCGCCCGGCTTGAGACCGTGCCCCTTGACTGCCTCGAAGGCCGCGTTCTGGACCTCGTCGGCGTTCTTGGCTGCGACTATCCTCTCTGCGAACTGCTTGATTGCCCTTGAAACGGTAGGGGAGACCTCGACGTGCTCGGGTGTCCTCTTTCCCTCCCTCATGCCCCAGGCCGACGCCCACGAGATCTTTTGCATCAACTCGGGCGACGACTCCTTGACCATCCCGTATGCGACCAACCGCTTCAGGACAAAGTCGTGGACTGATCCTTCTGGGGCGACCGAGGCCAGCTGCGCCATTAGCTTGTACGGGACGTGGACAGGCTTCGCATTCGGCGGCCTCAGCAGCATGGTGTACTCGTACAGTCCCTTGAGCCGGGCGTCCTTCATCTGGTTGGGGTCCCTTGTCTTCGAGAAGTAGTTCTCCTCCAGGTCGTCGAAGTCCTCCACGTATACGGGGAGGTCATCGAGCGAGACGCTCCTGGCTCCGATTATCCTCTTGTACATTAACAGTCTAAGGCTCTCCGGGGACGCGTAGTTCAGCCACTCCTGCGGGGTTACCAGGTTGCCGACCGACTTGGACATCTTCTTACCGCTCTTGTCCTGGAAGAGCTCGTACCTCGCGTGGTGGGGCGGAGGGAACGCGAGGATGTATTCCGCCACCCAGTCGTTGATCTTGACAGAATCGCCGATCTCCTTCCCGTATGCCTCGAACCTGATGTCCAGCGCCGCCCACCTGGCGGCAAACTCCACTTTCCACATCAGCTTGCCGTTGCCCTCAAGGACACTCGCCTCTCCCTCGAAGCCACAACCCTTCAGGAAGCTGGAACCCAGCTTGGTCCCCTCACACCTGTAGCCGACGGTCGCGCGCTTGGCGTCGTACGAATGCGCCTGCGTCGTGTATATCCTGTTGCACTGTTTGCAGACCGGCGTGTACGGCAGGCTCTTCTCGTACTTCGACTGCCCCACCATCTCTTTGATCTTCCTGCCTATTTCGTCTGCCCTCGAGAGGATGACCTTGATCCGCTCGTTCAGCAGCCCCTTCTCGTAGGCCTCGGCACCGCTCTGGAACCTGTACTCTATCCCCAGTTTGTCCATCGCCTCCCTCAGGAGGGAGCCCACGTGCTCGGCGTAGGAACCGTGACAGCCAAAGGGGTCGGGTATGCGTGAGACGGGCTGTGCAATGTAGTCCTTGAGCCACGCCGGGAACCCGGCAGGCACCTTCCTCAGGCCGTCAAAGTCGTCGGAGTATGCGATGAGCTCCGATTTGTAGCCCGCCGTCTCGAGCCCCAGTTTCACCCCGTAGCTCCTGATGGCGTCCCCAACGCTGCCGATATGGGGGATGCCCGAAGCGCCCAGGCCGCTCTCGACCCTCAATAATCCGAGTTTCCTGCCAAGTCTCTCCTCCCTAGCCAACACCTCGGAGGCGACCTTGTCGAGCCACGTGCCCCTGCCAATGATGCTCGGCTCCGCTCTCAAGTCAGGACGAATCTCCAGATGCCTCGGCTAATTAGGTTGCCCCTTATTCCCTTATCGCAGCGTTGAACTCCGCGAGGCCGTTCGGCCTGTAATACCTGCCTCCTGTGAGAGTCGCGATGCCCCTCAGCTCCTGGGAGGCGGAGTTAGAGAGCTCAATCGCGTCGAAGGCCACCTTTGCAGCCTTTAGCTCCTCCGCGCAGTTCTTCACAGGTTCCCCATCGTTGCCGCCGTCGCTGATCAGCTTGACCCTCTTCTCCCCCCTCAGCGAATCGGCTATCTCGCCCAAGCTGAACCTGATCGCGTCGACCAACGGGCTCCCGCCCTTGCACGGCATCTCGTTCAGCCTGTACAACTCAAGACTCGCCGGCGCAGGGTTGAGCGGCACGACAACGTCGAGTTGCGTGCTGCCCGGCGTGCCCAGCAGCCTATAGAACGTGATGCCGATCCTGAGCGGCCACGGTACGTAGGAGACGGCCCACCTTTCGTTCACGAACCCCAGCAGGCCCACCCTGACGATGTCCATCCTTCTCATGCCCGAGGCCTTGACCTTGTCGTTCATGCTGCGCGACCCGTCGATGATGAAGAACAGGTCCTTGGCCTTCGACTCGTCGTAGCTCAAGGAATCTCGGTCGGGCCGAGAGCTAAACGTATAAAAGCTCATGGCCGAAGGACGTGCGGATATGGCCTACAGAGTCGCAAGTCAGGCTCCTCTCGCCCCTAATCCTGTCATAATGGCCTGCATGGGGCACGCGGGAGTCGGAATCGGCGCTGAGGCCTACAGATGGGTGCTAATCGACGTTGGCGCGGACCCGAAGGCGCCGACTCTGAAGGGCGAGAAGCAGCAGCTCGAAGTGCTCCGTAGATACGGCAGCACGATTCTGAGGTTCGGTGCGTCCATGAGGAAGGGAGAGACACCGCTCGTCCCGAGGGCTCTGCTGATTGACTTGGACCCCAGGTCTGCCAATCTGATTCTGCAATCATACCCTCAACTCTTCGCCATGAAGGACAAGCACGTTGTGTACGGCCTGGGAGGCGCGGCGAGGAACTGGGCGGAAGGGCGTCTGAGATTCAGGAACGAGATAGTCGGCAAGCAGGACATAAAGTCGAGGATACAGGCGATATCTCCCGAACCCGTCAGGGGCTTCATAGTCCCGTTCAGCATGGGAGGGGGAACAGGAGGTTCGTTCTCCTCCGAGTTCATGGCCTACGTGAAGGGGGACAACGGCCTAGGCCAGGCAACGATTGCCACCTTTGGCATCCTTCCGGAGTTCGGCTGGGACCCGGTGATCTTCGGGCCGGCTCAGATCAGCATCACGCTCAACATGGCGTACCAAATCAGGTACTCCGACGCCCCGATCCTGATGGACAACAAGGAGCTCAGGTTCCACGCAGACAGGCTGAAGGATATGTTCAAACAGAGGAGCTCCATCGTCGACGAGCTACCCACGCGGTTAAGGGTGGGTTGGCACGACTACAGGGACAAGAACCTGCTGGCCGCACATGCCATTGCCGAATTCATGAATTCTTTCATCAGGGAGACTGAATGGGATATGTCGAACTACAGGACCTGGCTTGCGGCGAGCAAGCCGAAGTTCGTAGTTCCGTGGCTGATACCGCTCGTTCCGAAGGGCGGATCGGACCTGAGAGCCATAGAGCAGGCGATGTCGGACGGGAATGAAGGCGTTCTCTTCGACCTTCAGGCCGACGGAGGAGAGATGGAGAAGGGACCAACCGACTCTGCGTGCGTTCTCGTGAAGACTAGCGGCAGCCTTGAGGCAGAGGAGCGGGAATTCTTCAAAAAGCTACTGGACGACAGGTACGGCGTGAAGGAAAAGCGCATTATCTTCATCAAGATTCCCACCATGCCAGGGGAGCCCGCGGCAGCGTGCATTCTCCTGAACTTGAAGGCGGTCGGCAAGAAGCTCCTGCCCATAGTAGCGGAGGCGGAGGACGCTTGGGACTCCTACAAGGATGAGTATCAGAAGAAGGAACTCACACACGAGGAGTTCAAGAAGGCTGCGATCGAAGTAACCGGCCACATGGGTTAAGTCAAAATGGACCTGTCGGAACTCGAGGTCGCAGCAGGAAGGCTCTTGGAGGAGCAGAAGAGGCTCCGCTCCATAGACTCCGAGCTGACTATGCTGAAGCAGGAGCTGAGGGAGATGCCGAGGAGGGAAGTGAAGGACAAGAGTTTCTACGCTCTGATAGGGCTCAACTACGAAGAGCCGGGACACTCCAACAGGGAGGCCGAACTCAAGAAGGAGAGGGAGTCGGTCCTCAAAAGCATCCGCGAGGCCGAGGGCACGATAAAGAAGGGCCTCACGTCTCAGGGTCTCGTGATACCCCTCGACCCGAACCCGACAGTCGTTGGGGACATGTTCACATTCAGGTTCAGGTCGCAGACGACATTCCCAAAGACGATGGAGGAGCTGGGCGAGCTGCTCGGACTGTCGTCGCCGATAAGGATAGGTCCAGTGATGATTTACGCGGACAAGATAGTTGTCACAGAGGTCGACCAGTACTTCGCGAAGGAGAAGATTGTAGAGGCCTTCGACAACATCCGTAAGTCCGTGAACCTCAGGCTGACGCAGAGGCGGTAGTCGCAACAAACATTTAGAACCAGAGGCGCACGGGGGAGCTGAAGGCGTTGGAATCCAACAAGAGAATAACCGACCTGTTCGAACGGGTAAGGGCACCTTTCAAGAAGCTGGGCGAGACGGTCGGCCAGACGGCAAGCAGTGACGACGACCTGATCCACGCAGTGATACAGAGGATAGATGTCGAGGGAGAAACGTCGTTGCCGGAGGCTCAGCCCCAGGGTGGATACGACAGGGAGGAGATGTACAAGAGGCTGCTGAGGCGCCTGGACTGGCAGGTCAGGAAGTCTGGCATAGGCGCGGAGGAGCTGGTCAGGACATACGGGGGCGAGGTGCAAGCTGTTCTCCTGCACAAGTCGTACGAGCGATTCAGGAACAAGAGCTCCGACGTTTTGAGGGGTAAGTTCATAGAGTTAGGTCTGAAGAACGTCCAGCCTGGCGTATGGGTGCTCCCGCCCAACAGGGTGCCCTCTGGTCTCACCACGCAGGATGAGCTCAGGATGTGGGTGCGGCGCGAGCTTGCGAAGCCGCTCGGGAAGGACTTCGATTACGTCTTCTCTTTCGTTGCGGTCGTTGACCTGAAGAAGGTGATTGCGGAGAGGAAGGGCATAAGGAAGATGCCAGTCGCGAGGACGATATACAACGTGCTGGAGGTCGACGAGGTCGTGCCCCCCAGCCACCTCTACGCGAC harbors:
- the lysS gene encoding lysine--tRNA ligase; translated protein: MRAEPSIIGRGTWLDKVASEVLAREERLGRKLGLLRVESGLGASGIPHIGSVGDAIRSYGVKLGLETAGYKSELIAYSDDFDGLRKVPAGFPAWLKDYIAQPVSRIPDPFGCHGSYAEHVGSLLREAMDKLGIEYRFQSGAEAYEKGLLNERIKVILSRADEIGRKIKEMVGQSKYEKSLPYTPVCKQCNRIYTTQAHSYDAKRATVGYRCEGTKLGSSFLKGCGFEGEASVLEGNGKLMWKVEFAARWAALDIRFEAYGKEIGDSVKINDWVAEYILAFPPPHHARYELFQDKSGKKMSKSVGNLVTPQEWLNYASPESLRLLMYKRIIGARSVSLDDLPVYVEDFDDLEENYFSKTRDPNQMKDARLKGLYEYTMLLRPPNAKPVHVPYKLMAQLASVAPEGSVHDFVLKRLVAYGMVKESSPELMQKISWASAWGMREGKRTPEHVEVSPTVSRAIKQFAERIVAAKNADEVQNAAFEAVKGHGLKPGDFFPAVYSILVGSDRGPRLGPYVMDAGPKSVGKALLDAVKR
- a CDS encoding uracil-DNA glycosylase; translation: MKLTLRTTFRSLSGVGKEVVTCRACPRLVRFREGVAPRAAFRGERYWRRPVPGFGDPEAELVVVGLAPAAHGGNRTGRVFTGDGSGRFLVKALCAAGFANQSVSESRDDGLVYTKCYVTAAVKCAPPGDRPTGAEFANCSGYLDAELALLKRAKVVLALGSMAFRAVVDSERKKGRDVSGMRFIHGASYPLAGGRRLYAGYHPSPRNTNTGKLTGAMLVSLLQRIKAGITSE
- a CDS encoding aminopeptidase P family protein, whose amino-acid sequence is MSVFGNRRKKLLSLAKGKQLVATKPSNIFYLTDFWGGGAAVVHEDRTLLVTSALDAQRAKEVGKEVEVVVVKRWADLPLRVGRELESGKVLVDDDSQFRKGRRYGWSPGLFLEARRVKDEVEVARINNASRGQDKVFEALEREIRPGRTEWEIAAEALKIATMSELTQSGSDSALSPIIVASGENGALPHGELSERRIRNGDFVVADIFFRSEGYNSDETRTFAVGTVSSEMKGHYRAVLDAQERALETVKEGATCGEVNEAAVKALRVHGVEKHLTHGIGHGVGIDIHELPSISKGSKVRLVRNDVVTVEPGVYFPGRYGIRIEDTVKVDKKPFPLTHYTKELVTVG
- a CDS encoding GNAT family N-acetyltransferase; translated protein: MDDRVTIRKGTRDDSEGFQQLLVALARFEKLEPPTPAARRRILRDIFQRKRVSLLLAIRDDRPVGYALYFYTYSSFLARPTLYLEDIFVLDEFRGSGIGRSLLLRCVKEATRRGCGRMEWSVLNWNRRAMKFYEALGAKRLAEWSVYRLDSRGLGRLSRSAASN
- a CDS encoding PhzF family phenazine biosynthesis protein — protein: MTARGLIFHLVDVFAESPYGGNELAVVRDAKRLSTKEMQKIAREFNFSETTFITSSENSKTKAARLFKVRIFTPLRELPFAGHPTLGTAYVIQKFVIRRRVPEITLDLKIGRIPVTLVYGRGGELDKLWMRQVEPTFGKEQLAASELSKVLGIGSDDIDPRFPIAEVSTGVPFIIVPLRNLGAVRRCRVDGKSYRELLQRVGEEGILVFSPEARETGDDLSVRVFVEAFGIPEDAATGSGNGCLAAYLSHYKYFRSEEVNAKVDQGHEIGRPSRIYLKASEEGGKLRVLVGGHVESVGVGKFG
- a CDS encoding DUF488 family protein, with translation MIQTAKSVYDKPGPDDGERILVMRTWPRGISKGKVDKWLKELGTDMDLIHEWKQGKVTWEEFSSRYVKSLKGKEEVLMELASESKKGTVTLLCTDKDETRCHRSLLRKEIERYL
- a CDS encoding VWA domain-containing protein, giving the protein MSYDESKAKDLFFIIDGSRSMNDKVKASGMRRMDIVRVGLLGFVNERWAVSYVPWPLRIGITFYRLLGTPGSTQLDVVVPLNPAPASLELYRLNEMPCKGGSPLVDAIRFSLGEIADSLRGEKRVKLISDGGNDGEPVKNCAEELKAAKVAFDAIELSNSASQELRGIATLTGGRYYRPNGLAEFNAAIRE